Proteins from a genomic interval of Pantoea deleyi:
- the rpsA gene encoding 30S ribosomal protein S1 produces MTESFAQLFEESLKTIETRPGSIVRGIVVSIDKDVVLVDAGLKSESAIPAEQFKNAAGELEIQVGDEVDVALDAVEDGFGETLLSREKAKRHEAWITLEKAYEDAETVTGVINGKVKGGFTVELNGIRAFLPGSLVDVRPVRDTLHLEGKELEFKVIKLDQKRNNVVVSRRAVIESENSAERDQLLENLQEGMEVKGIVKNLTDYGAFVDLGGVDGLLHITDMAWKRVKHPSEIVNVGDEITVKVLKFDRERTRVSLGLKQLGEDPWVAIAKRYPEGTRLTGRVTNLTDYGCFVEIEEGVEGLVHVSEMDWTNKNIHPSKVVNVGDVVEVMVLDIDEERRRISLGLKQCKSNPWQLFAETHNKGDRVEGKIKSITDFGIFIGLDGGIDGLVHLSDISWNATGEEAVREYKKGDEIAAVVLQVDAERERISLGVKQLAEDPFNNYITLNKKGAIVTGKVTAVDAKGATVELADGVEGYLRASEASLDRIEDATLVLNVGDDVEAKFTGVDRKNRVVSLSVRAKDQADEKEAINTVNTKQEEGNFSSAMAEAFKAAKGE; encoded by the coding sequence ATGACTGAATCTTTTGCTCAACTATTTGAAGAATCCTTAAAAACAATCGAAACCCGCCCGGGTTCTATCGTTCGTGGCATCGTCGTTTCTATCGACAAAGATGTCGTTCTGGTTGATGCGGGTCTGAAATCTGAATCTGCAATTCCTGCAGAGCAGTTCAAGAACGCAGCCGGCGAACTGGAAATCCAGGTTGGCGACGAAGTTGATGTTGCTCTGGATGCAGTGGAAGACGGCTTCGGTGAAACCCTGCTGTCCCGTGAGAAAGCGAAGCGCCATGAAGCATGGATCACGCTGGAGAAAGCTTACGAAGACGCTGAAACTGTTACCGGTGTTATCAACGGCAAAGTTAAAGGCGGCTTCACAGTTGAGCTCAACGGTATCCGTGCGTTCCTGCCAGGTTCACTGGTAGATGTGCGCCCGGTGCGCGATACGCTGCACCTGGAAGGCAAAGAGCTTGAGTTCAAAGTGATCAAGCTGGATCAGAAACGCAACAACGTCGTGGTTTCACGTCGTGCGGTTATCGAATCCGAAAACAGCGCAGAGCGCGATCAGCTGCTGGAAAACCTGCAGGAAGGCATGGAAGTTAAAGGTATCGTTAAGAACCTCACTGACTACGGCGCATTCGTTGATCTGGGCGGCGTTGATGGCCTGCTGCACATCACTGACATGGCATGGAAGCGCGTTAAGCATCCTAGCGAAATCGTCAACGTGGGCGACGAAATCACCGTTAAGGTGCTGAAGTTCGACCGCGAGCGTACTCGTGTTTCTCTGGGTCTGAAGCAGCTGGGCGAAGATCCATGGGTTGCTATCGCTAAACGCTATCCGGAAGGCACCCGCCTGACCGGTCGTGTAACCAACCTGACTGATTACGGCTGCTTCGTAGAAATCGAAGAAGGCGTTGAAGGTCTGGTACACGTTTCTGAAATGGACTGGACCAACAAAAACATCCATCCGTCTAAAGTTGTTAACGTAGGCGACGTGGTTGAAGTTATGGTTCTGGACATCGACGAAGAGCGTCGTCGTATCTCCCTGGGTCTGAAGCAGTGCAAATCTAACCCATGGCAGCTGTTCGCTGAGACGCACAACAAAGGCGATCGTGTTGAAGGTAAAATCAAGTCAATCACTGACTTCGGTATCTTCATCGGCCTGGACGGCGGCATCGACGGTCTGGTTCACCTGTCTGACATCTCCTGGAACGCGACTGGCGAAGAAGCCGTTCGTGAGTACAAAAAAGGCGACGAAATCGCTGCTGTTGTACTGCAGGTCGATGCAGAGCGTGAGCGTATCTCTCTGGGCGTTAAACAGCTGGCAGAAGATCCGTTCAACAACTACATCACTCTGAACAAGAAAGGTGCCATCGTCACCGGTAAAGTGACTGCAGTTGACGCTAAAGGTGCTACAGTTGAATTAGCAGACGGCGTTGAGGGTTACCTGCGCGCTTCTGAAGCTTCACTGGACCGCATTGAAGATGCAACTCTGGTTCTGAACGTTGGCGACGACGTTGAAGCTAAGTTCACCGGCGTTGATCGTAAAAACCGTGTCGTAAGCCTGTCTGTCCGTGCGAAAGACCAGGCTGATGAGAAAGAAGCTATCAATACTGTTAACACCAAACAGGAAGAAGGCAATTTCTCCAGCGCTATGGCTGAAGCGTTCAAAGCGGCTAAAGGCGAGTAA
- the ihfB gene encoding integration host factor subunit beta, whose translation MTKSELIERLAGQHTHIPAKVVEDAVKEMLEHMATTLAQGERIEIRGFGSFSLHYRAPRTGRNPKTGDKVDLEGKYVPHFKPGKELRDRANIYG comes from the coding sequence ATGACCAAGTCAGAACTGATTGAAAGACTGGCGGGACAGCATACTCATATACCGGCGAAAGTCGTTGAGGATGCAGTAAAAGAGATGCTTGAGCACATGGCCACCACGCTGGCACAGGGCGAACGTATCGAAATCCGGGGATTCGGCAGTTTTTCTTTGCACTATCGCGCTCCGCGTACTGGACGTAACCCGAAAACGGGTGACAAAGTGGATCTGGAAGGTAAATACGTTCCCCACTTTAAGCCAGGCAAAGAGCTGCGCGATCGCGCAAACATCTACGGCTAA
- a CDS encoding DNA internalization-related competence protein ComEC/Rec2: protein MLTWTVLARLAIIATLPLLLIPHLPSGEVTGALLLAGLLLQHGSSPCVRLIAIALLLLAWACNDARLMVRDIEQLSARPAAFTVQISEVRTERKQMRVRLLTAQDRMIFPPRFAWIWFDAEPEFYCPGQRWKMQLRLRPVHARLNEGDFDAQRFALANNTPLQGRILRQRVEEARCDGRWRFILKQRERNHATATQATLDALAFGIRDRMSPQTRQLLRETGTAHLMAISGMHIALAASTGWLLARGVQFFLPARCIGYLFPLAVSWLLAALYTWLSGAQPPAERSLLALTLWAITRFAGIQLNSWQVWTFCIALLLVTDPLTVLSDSFWLSVLAVGMLLIWYHWFPLPAAFRFQRRWLPLQLLHLQAGMMILMVPLQVAIFNGISLTALVANMVAIPIVSFLTMPLITLALLLPFASLSVLFWQAADWSLRALFYSLTLLPDGWWPLNGTTWFAVMVWGGLILWRAQLFFSLPFSSCALALAMILSRQPAPRSGWRVDMLDIGHGLSLVISQGHEAVMYDTGPRWQNDNAGSRIIIPWLERRQLRLKQIILSHKHQDHTGGLAAITQRWPAVPIRSALGEKAHLPCVRGTRWRWQQLSFRVVWPLTAPVAGGNNDSCVIIVDDGRIRLMLTGDIEAKAERQLVALEKQALKVDILQVPHHGSRTSSTSLLLRRAAGHTAIASLARYNAWRMPAKRVLKNYRMAGFRWLDTGQSGQITLRIAQGRVQISGLREQLMPRWYHQWFGVKDESR from the coding sequence ATGCTGACATGGACCGTTCTGGCGCGACTGGCAATTATTGCCACACTGCCTTTACTGCTGATACCCCACCTGCCTTCGGGCGAGGTGACAGGAGCGCTGCTGCTTGCCGGTCTGCTACTGCAGCACGGCTCATCCCCCTGCGTCCGTCTGATCGCTATCGCGCTGCTGCTGCTGGCCTGGGCCTGCAATGATGCCCGCCTGATGGTGCGGGATATTGAACAGCTTTCCGCACGCCCGGCAGCCTTCACGGTTCAGATCAGTGAGGTTCGCACAGAGCGAAAACAGATGCGCGTTCGTCTGTTAACAGCGCAGGACAGGATGATCTTTCCGCCTCGCTTTGCCTGGATCTGGTTCGATGCTGAGCCGGAGTTTTACTGTCCGGGTCAGCGCTGGAAGATGCAGCTCCGTCTGCGACCGGTTCACGCCCGGCTCAATGAGGGCGACTTCGATGCGCAGCGTTTTGCTCTGGCTAACAATACGCCGCTACAGGGGCGTATCCTCAGGCAGCGCGTAGAGGAGGCGCGATGTGACGGCCGCTGGCGCTTTATTCTGAAGCAGCGTGAGAGAAATCACGCAACGGCAACACAGGCGACGCTGGACGCGCTGGCGTTTGGCATCCGGGATCGCATGAGCCCGCAGACACGACAGCTACTGCGGGAAACCGGCACCGCGCATCTGATGGCGATATCCGGTATGCATATCGCGCTGGCCGCCAGCACCGGCTGGCTGCTGGCGCGTGGCGTGCAATTTTTCCTGCCCGCCCGCTGTATCGGCTACCTTTTCCCTCTCGCGGTAAGCTGGCTGCTGGCGGCACTCTATACCTGGCTCTCAGGTGCGCAGCCTCCCGCAGAGCGTTCCCTGCTGGCCCTGACGCTGTGGGCGATCACCCGATTTGCCGGTATTCAGCTGAACAGCTGGCAGGTCTGGACATTCTGTATTGCGCTGCTGCTGGTGACGGATCCCTTAACCGTGCTCTCTGACAGCTTCTGGCTCTCGGTGCTGGCTGTCGGCATGCTGCTGATCTGGTACCACTGGTTTCCGCTGCCGGCGGCGTTCCGCTTTCAGCGGCGCTGGCTGCCCCTGCAGCTGCTGCATCTGCAGGCCGGCATGATGATTCTGATGGTGCCGCTGCAGGTGGCGATTTTTAACGGCATCAGCCTTACCGCGCTGGTCGCGAATATGGTGGCGATTCCGATCGTCTCATTTCTGACCATGCCGCTGATCACGCTCGCATTGCTGCTGCCATTTGCTTCTCTGTCGGTGCTCTTCTGGCAGGCCGCCGACTGGTCGCTGCGCGCGCTCTTTTATTCTCTGACGCTGCTGCCCGACGGATGGTGGCCGCTGAATGGCACTACCTGGTTCGCGGTAATGGTATGGGGCGGGCTGATTCTCTGGCGTGCGCAGCTCTTCTTCTCTCTGCCGTTCAGCAGTTGCGCGCTGGCGCTGGCAATGATACTGAGCCGCCAGCCCGCGCCACGATCCGGCTGGCGCGTCGATATGCTGGATATCGGCCACGGCCTCAGCCTGGTGATCAGCCAGGGTCACGAGGCGGTGATGTATGACACCGGACCACGCTGGCAGAACGATAACGCGGGTAGCCGGATTATCATTCCGTGGCTGGAGCGCAGGCAGCTGCGGTTAAAACAGATCATTCTGAGCCATAAACATCAGGATCATACCGGCGGGCTGGCGGCGATCACGCAACGCTGGCCAGCGGTGCCGATCAGAAGTGCGCTGGGAGAAAAGGCGCATCTGCCCTGCGTGCGCGGCACCCGCTGGCGCTGGCAGCAGCTCAGTTTTCGGGTGGTCTGGCCGCTGACGGCGCCCGTGGCGGGGGGGAATAATGACTCCTGTGTCATCATTGTCGATGATGGCCGGATCCGGCTGATGCTGACCGGGGATATTGAAGCAAAGGCGGAGCGGCAGCTGGTGGCGCTGGAGAAGCAGGCACTGAAGGTCGATATCCTGCAGGTGCCGCACCACGGCAGCCGGACTTCATCAACTTCGCTGCTGCTGCGCAGGGCGGCAGGCCACACCGCGATTGCCTCTCTGGCGCGTTACAACGCCTGGCGAATGCCGGCGAAACGGGTGCTGAAAAATTACCGGATGGCCGGTTTTCGCTGGCTGGATACGGGGCAATCCGGGCAAATCACGCTCCGGATTGCGCAGGGCAGGGTGCAGATTTCTGGCCTGCGGGAACAATTAATGCCCCGCTGGTATCATCAGTGGTTTGGCGTCAAAGACGAATCCAGGTAG
- the cmk gene encoding (d)CMP kinase, protein MTVTAPVITIDGPSGAGKGTLCKAMAESLQWHLLDSGAIYRVLALAALHHQVDIESEEALVPIAAHLDVRFVSQNGEMQVILEGEDVTGEIRTQEVSNTASRVAAFPRVREALLRRQRGFREMPGLIADGRDMGTVVFPDAPVKIFLDASPEERAQRRMLQLQDNGFNVNFDRLLAEIKERDDRDRNRAIAPLVAADDALVLDSTEMSIDQVIEKALHYAREKLGIPA, encoded by the coding sequence ATGACAGTAACTGCCCCGGTCATAACTATTGATGGGCCAAGTGGAGCGGGAAAAGGAACCCTGTGCAAAGCCATGGCGGAATCGCTGCAGTGGCATCTGCTGGACTCCGGTGCGATTTACCGCGTGCTGGCGTTAGCCGCACTGCATCATCAGGTGGATATCGAGTCTGAAGAAGCACTGGTGCCGATTGCAGCGCATCTTGATGTGCGTTTCGTGTCACAAAACGGTGAAATGCAGGTTATCCTCGAAGGCGAAGATGTTACCGGTGAAATCCGCACGCAGGAGGTGAGCAACACCGCTTCCCGCGTAGCCGCTTTTCCGCGGGTGCGTGAGGCGCTGTTGCGCCGTCAGCGTGGTTTCCGTGAAATGCCGGGCCTGATTGCAGATGGTCGTGACATGGGCACCGTGGTTTTTCCGGATGCGCCGGTGAAAATTTTCCTCGATGCCAGCCCGGAAGAGCGTGCTCAGCGCCGTATGCTACAGTTGCAGGATAATGGCTTTAATGTTAACTTTGACCGCCTTTTAGCCGAGATAAAAGAGCGCGACGACCGCGATCGCAATCGCGCAATTGCCCCTTTAGTTGCTGCTGACGATGCACTGGTGCTGGACTCTACCGAGATGTCTATCGACCAGGTCATTGAAAAAGCACTACATTATGCCCGTGAAAAACTGGGCATTCCGGCTTAA
- the msbA gene encoding lipid A ABC transporter ATP-binding protein/permease MsbA produces MHQDKDLSTWQTFRRLWPMIAPNKAGLIVASVALIINAAGDALMLSLLKPLLDDGFGKADRSVMLWMPLVVIGLMLVRGVTSYISSYCISWVSGNVVMNIRRRLFSHMMGMPVSFFDQQSTGTLLSRITYDSEQVASSSSGALVTVVREGASIIGLFIMMFYYSWQLSLILIVLAPIVSFAIRTVSKRFRSISKSMQNTMGQVTTSAEQMLKGHKEVLIFGGQEIESERFSRVSNRMRQQGMKLVSASSISDPVIQLIASLALAFVLYAASFPSVMDTLTAGTITVVFSSMIALMRPLKSLTNVNAQFQRGMAACQTLFSILDSEQEVDNGTREITRAKGDIEFRDVTFTYPGRDIPALRHINLSLPAGKTVALVGRSGSGKSTMASLLTRFYDIQEGEIRLDGHDLREYSLRSLRNQVALVSQNVHLFNDTIANNIAYARSEQYSREEIERAATMAHAMDFINKMDKGLDTVIGENGVLLSGGQRQRIAIARALLRDCPILILDEATSALDTESERAIQSALDELQKNRTSLVIAHRLSTIEKADEIVVIEDGQIVERGTHQALLEERGAYAQLHKMQFGQ; encoded by the coding sequence ATGCATCAAGATAAAGATCTCTCTACGTGGCAGACGTTTCGCCGACTCTGGCCGATGATCGCGCCGAATAAAGCGGGATTGATTGTGGCCTCGGTCGCCCTGATTATTAATGCTGCGGGCGACGCCTTAATGCTCTCCCTGTTGAAACCATTACTGGACGATGGCTTTGGTAAAGCGGACAGGTCGGTAATGCTGTGGATGCCGTTGGTGGTGATTGGCCTGATGCTGGTCCGCGGCGTAACCAGTTATATTTCCAGCTACTGCATCTCCTGGGTCTCGGGTAATGTCGTGATGAACATCCGCCGTCGGCTGTTCAGCCATATGATGGGCATGCCGGTGTCATTTTTTGACCAGCAGTCGACCGGAACCCTGCTGTCGCGCATAACCTACGACTCAGAGCAGGTTGCCTCCTCTTCTTCCGGCGCACTGGTCACCGTGGTGCGTGAAGGGGCCTCCATCATTGGTCTGTTTATCATGATGTTCTACTACAGCTGGCAGCTGTCGTTGATCCTGATTGTTCTGGCCCCCATCGTCTCCTTTGCGATCCGCACCGTCTCCAAACGCTTCCGCTCAATCAGCAAAAGCATGCAGAACACCATGGGACAGGTCACGACCAGCGCCGAACAGATGCTGAAAGGGCACAAAGAGGTGCTGATCTTTGGCGGGCAGGAGATTGAGTCCGAACGTTTCTCCCGCGTCAGTAACCGTATGCGTCAGCAGGGCATGAAGCTGGTTTCGGCGTCCTCTATCTCCGATCCGGTTATTCAGCTGATCGCCTCGCTGGCCCTGGCGTTTGTTCTCTATGCCGCCAGCTTCCCCAGCGTCATGGATACCCTGACCGCCGGTACGATCACCGTCGTCTTCTCCTCAATGATCGCCCTGATGCGTCCGCTGAAATCCCTGACCAACGTCAATGCCCAGTTCCAGCGCGGCATGGCGGCCTGTCAGACCCTGTTCTCGATTCTGGACAGCGAGCAGGAAGTGGATAACGGCACGCGCGAAATAACCCGCGCGAAAGGGGATATCGAATTCCGCGATGTGACCTTTACCTATCCGGGTCGCGACATCCCGGCGCTCCGCCATATCAACCTGTCGCTGCCGGCAGGCAAGACGGTGGCGCTGGTGGGCCGTTCCGGTTCCGGTAAATCGACGATGGCGAGCCTGCTGACCCGTTTTTATGACATTCAGGAGGGCGAAATCCGTCTGGACGGTCACGATCTGCGTGAGTACAGCCTGCGTTCGCTGCGTAACCAGGTCGCCCTGGTGTCGCAGAATGTGCACCTCTTTAACGATACCATCGCCAACAACATTGCGTATGCGCGCAGTGAGCAATACAGCCGTGAAGAGATCGAGCGGGCGGCCACGATGGCGCATGCCATGGACTTCATCAATAAGATGGATAAAGGCCTGGACACCGTGATCGGTGAGAACGGCGTGCTGTTGTCCGGTGGTCAGCGTCAGCGTATTGCGATTGCCCGTGCGCTGCTGCGCGATTGCCCTATCCTGATCCTCGATGAAGCCACCTCTGCGCTGGATACCGAGTCGGAACGCGCGATTCAGTCGGCACTGGACGAGCTGCAGAAGAACCGGACCTCGCTGGTCATCGCGCACCGACTCTCTACCATTGAAAAGGCGGATGAGATCGTGGTGATCGAAGATGGTCAGATTGTGGAACGCGGAACGCATCAGGCACTGCTGGAAGAGCGCGGTGCCTATGCCCAGCTGCACAAGATGCAATTCGGCCAATGA
- the aroA gene encoding 3-phosphoshikimate 1-carboxyvinyltransferase: MQDSLTLQPIARVNGTVNLPGSKSVSNRALLLAALANGTTRLTNLLDSDDVRHMLNALTALGVSYTLSSDRTVCEVTGNAGPLHAAQPLSLFLGNAGTAMRPLAAALCLGEHDLELTGEPRMKERPIGHLVDALRQGGATIEYRENENYPPLRLRGGFTGGDVSVDGSVSSQFLTALLMTAPLAQQDTCITIKGDLVSKPYIDITLNLMQCFGVAVENQNYQRFLIKGQQQYQSPGDYLVEGDASSASYFLAAAAIKGGTVRVTGIGRQSVQGDIRFADVLEKMGATIEWGDDYIACTAGKLQAIDMDMNHIPDAAMTIATTALFAEGTTQLRNIYNWRVKETDRLSAMATELRKVGAEVEEGHDYIRITPPVTLIHADIGTYNDHRMAMCFSLVALSDTPVTILDPGCTAKTFPDYFVQLAKISQPA, encoded by the coding sequence ATGCAGGACTCCCTGACTCTCCAGCCCATTGCCCGCGTCAATGGCACCGTAAATCTGCCAGGCTCAAAGAGCGTTTCCAATCGTGCTTTGCTGCTGGCTGCGCTGGCTAACGGCACCACGCGTCTCACCAACTTACTCGACAGCGATGATGTCCGGCACATGCTGAATGCGCTGACCGCGCTGGGCGTGAGCTATACGCTTTCCAGCGATCGCACGGTGTGTGAAGTCACAGGTAATGCCGGGCCGCTTCATGCTGCACAGCCGCTGTCACTGTTCCTGGGGAATGCCGGCACCGCAATGCGTCCGCTGGCTGCGGCGCTCTGTCTGGGCGAGCACGATCTGGAGCTGACCGGCGAACCGCGCATGAAAGAGCGTCCTATCGGCCATCTGGTGGATGCCCTGCGTCAGGGCGGCGCGACCATTGAGTACCGGGAAAACGAAAACTATCCGCCGTTGCGTTTACGGGGTGGGTTCACCGGCGGTGACGTCAGCGTGGATGGCAGTGTCTCCAGCCAGTTCCTGACCGCACTGCTGATGACCGCACCGCTGGCGCAGCAGGATACCTGTATCACGATTAAAGGCGATCTGGTTTCCAAACCTTACATTGATATCACCCTGAACCTGATGCAGTGCTTCGGCGTCGCTGTGGAGAATCAGAACTATCAGCGCTTCCTGATCAAGGGACAGCAGCAGTACCAGTCGCCAGGTGACTATCTGGTTGAAGGCGACGCCTCCTCCGCCTCCTATTTTCTGGCGGCTGCCGCTATCAAAGGTGGCACGGTGCGGGTCACCGGGATTGGTCGCCAGAGCGTGCAGGGCGATATCCGCTTTGCAGACGTGCTGGAAAAAATGGGCGCAACCATTGAGTGGGGCGATGATTACATTGCCTGTACCGCAGGGAAACTGCAGGCGATCGATATGGACATGAACCATATTCCGGATGCCGCCATGACCATTGCGACAACCGCCCTGTTTGCTGAAGGTACAACCCAGTTGCGTAACATCTATAACTGGCGGGTAAAAGAGACCGATCGACTGAGCGCCATGGCCACTGAGCTGCGCAAAGTGGGGGCAGAGGTTGAAGAGGGACATGACTACATTCGTATCACGCCGCCGGTCACGCTGATCCATGCCGATATCGGTACCTACAACGATCACCGTATGGCGATGTGCTTCTCTCTGGTGGCGCTCTCCGATACGCCGGTGACCATTCTGGATCCCGGCTGCACCGCTAAAACCTTCCCGGACTATTTTGTTCAGCTGGCAAAAATCAGCCAGCCTGCCTGA